The Methanolacinia petrolearia DSM 11571 genome has a segment encoding these proteins:
- a CDS encoding Ppx/GppA phosphatase family protein gives MPDRTEEKIISFIDLGTNSARLLIARIYSNHSFSVLRRQKEIIRLGEGSFAQGVISEYAIERAIDLCRKYVEISQNFNVDEIHAVATSAARDAVNGQDLIHRIRLETGLDIKIISGEEEARLIYLGVSNNLSMDDRLCLFIDIGGGSTEIIVGSRFDYVYIKSLKLGALRTHFRFLDNSGTGVIDQDKREKIRKFVESKISYTKTEVLSQPVEKVYGSSGTIKALISLAEKYRNKNSSSNGENSADIAEIENVMLRLCGMSLEERRNIPGLNPARSDIVATGAIILHTLMKEMKIARIYSTDSSLRDGLLFDYMLKQPGFKSALDIPVKEKSVRHLGRSCRIDEDHAEHVTKLSRDLFESAKECGLHNYGPDELEMLEYAAYLHDIGQFVAFSGHQNHSCYMIMNKSLLGFNQEELRIIGLIANFHRKKVPKLKDEIFSGLEEETVKYIIVLSLFLRIAEHLERSHDGRVKRAWFSKSDKKLLVNIEPVKDCTIELRAMEDDLAVLENTFGLKAEINEIK, from the coding sequence ATGCCTGATAGAACAGAAGAAAAAATAATATCATTTATCGATCTCGGGACAAATTCTGCAAGGCTGCTTATCGCAAGGATATATTCCAATCATTCGTTCTCCGTCCTGCGGCGGCAGAAAGAGATAATAAGACTTGGAGAGGGCAGTTTTGCGCAGGGAGTAATATCCGAATATGCAATTGAAAGGGCAATCGATCTCTGCAGGAAATACGTCGAGATCTCGCAGAACTTTAATGTGGACGAGATCCACGCGGTCGCGACATCGGCGGCGAGGGATGCGGTCAACGGCCAGGATCTCATACACAGGATCAGGCTGGAGACGGGCCTTGACATAAAGATAATATCGGGAGAGGAAGAGGCGAGACTGATCTATCTCGGGGTTTCGAACAATCTCAGCATGGACGACAGGTTATGCCTTTTTATAGATATCGGCGGAGGAAGCACCGAGATAATCGTCGGCAGCCGCTTCGATTATGTCTATATAAAAAGCCTGAAACTTGGCGCCCTGAGGACGCATTTCCGGTTCCTGGACAACTCGGGTACCGGGGTAATAGACCAGGACAAGAGAGAGAAGATCCGGAAATTTGTCGAGAGCAAGATCTCGTATACGAAGACCGAGGTGCTCAGCCAGCCGGTAGAGAAAGTATACGGGAGTTCGGGAACGATAAAGGCGCTGATATCGCTTGCTGAAAAGTACAGGAATAAGAACTCCTCATCAAATGGCGAAAATTCTGCCGATATCGCAGAGATCGAGAACGTTATGCTCAGGCTGTGCGGCATGAGCCTTGAAGAGAGAAGGAATATTCCCGGACTTAATCCCGCTCGTTCGGATATCGTTGCAACGGGTGCGATAATCCTTCATACGCTGATGAAGGAGATGAAGATCGCGAGGATCTATTCGACCGACAGTAGTCTAAGGGACGGGCTGCTGTTCGATTATATGCTGAAGCAGCCTGGATTTAAGTCGGCCCTCGATATCCCGGTAAAGGAGAAGAGCGTCAGGCATCTCGGCAGGTCGTGCAGGATCGACGAGGACCATGCAGAGCATGTCACGAAACTTTCGAGGGATCTCTTCGAGAGTGCAAAGGAATGCGGGCTTCATAACTACGGCCCGGATGAACTGGAGATGCTGGAATATGCCGCATATCTTCATGATATCGGGCAGTTCGTAGCGTTTTCCGGGCACCAGAATCATTCATGCTACATGATCATGAATAAATCGCTCCTGGGGTTCAACCAGGAAGAACTGAGAATTATCGGCCTTATCGCAAATTTCCACAGGAAGAAAGTGCCCAAATTAAAGGATGAAATATTCAGCGGCCTTGAAGAGGAGACTGTAAAATACATAATTGTCCTCTCTCTTTTCCTGAGAATCGCTGAGCATCTTGAAAGAAGCCACGACGGAAGGGTGAAGAGAGCGTGGTTTTCAAAAAGCGATAAAAAGCTGCTGGTTAATATCGAGCCAGTGAAGGACTGCACGATCGAACTGCGGGCGATGGAGGACGATCTCGCCGTTTTGGAGAATACGTTCGGTCTGAAGGCGGAGATCAATGAGATCAAATAA
- a CDS encoding IS66 family transposase, producing MLKITEFEEKYKTIIEEGMKVNLPSDEQENKGKRGSKKKSKPFNLLVWLKKYRGDILRFMYNSIVPFTNNLAERNVRMMKVQQKISGTFRSFEGAIMFGRRSGYTHLTFLIIHNELRSKCLYFDLNCKRNEFPR from the coding sequence ATGTTAAAAATTACTGAATTCGAAGAAAAATACAAGACAATAATCGAAGAAGGAATGAAAGTGAATCTTCCATCTGATGAACAAGAGAATAAGGGAAAAAGAGGATCAAAAAAGAAATCAAAACCTTTTAACTTGCTTGTCTGGCTTAAAAAGTATCGTGGAGATATTCTGAGGTTTATGTACAATTCGATAGTTCCTTTTACAAATAATCTCGCAGAACGTAACGTGAGAATGATGAAGGTTCAGCAGAAAATATCAGGGACATTCAGATCGTTTGAAGGGGCGATAATGTTTGGAAGGAGAAGCGGGTACACACATCTTACATTCCTGATAATTCATAATGAGTTACGTTCAAAATGCCTCTATTTTGACTTAAATTGTAAACGGAATGAGTTTCCTCGGTGA
- a CDS encoding HD domain-containing protein, with amino-acid sequence MNFEDSAEIQNCLGILEAYGVDTVHPAHVTKTAAVLFDCLKELHHLGESERRLLIYGSLLHDIGWSISEKKHHRHSMDIILGDKSLNLNDRERTIVANIARYHRKALPSDEHENFSGLSPEEKNMILVNSSILRIADALDRMHMSRIEVAGCTVSGDSVIIKCRASGISMYEITALEKKSDLFKQVFNKNVRPVCLIEQKKK; translated from the coding sequence ATGAACTTTGAAGACTCTGCAGAGATACAAAACTGCCTTGGGATACTAGAGGCCTACGGTGTCGATACCGTGCACCCGGCGCATGTGACAAAGACCGCAGCTGTACTCTTCGACTGCCTCAAAGAGCTCCATCACCTTGGCGAATCTGAAAGGAGGCTTCTTATCTACGGGTCCCTTCTTCACGACATCGGCTGGAGCATATCCGAAAAGAAACATCACAGGCATTCGATGGATATCATACTGGGGGACAAGTCCCTGAATTTAAATGACCGGGAGAGGACGATCGTCGCCAATATCGCGAGGTACCACAGGAAGGCACTTCCCTCGGACGAGCACGAAAACTTCTCGGGTTTAAGCCCGGAGGAGAAAAATATGATTCTCGTGAATTCCTCGATCCTCAGGATCGCCGACGCCCTCGACAGGATGCATATGTCGAGGATCGAAGTGGCCGGGTGCACGGTTAGCGGGGATTCGGTAATAATAAAATGCAGAGCTTCCGGGATCTCGATGTACGAGATCACCGCGTTGGAAAAGAAGAGCGACCTGTTCAAACAAGTTTTTAACAAGAATGTGAGGCCGGTATGCCTGATAGAACAGAAGAAAAAATAA
- a CDS encoding PAS domain-containing protein: MCPKNTVKTPEREIEKYAPCETWIEAIVDGSPIPQFVIDRDHKVLFWSEALEKYSGIKSNEVMGTNRHWKAFYPKKRPTLPDLLIDGEEDRIPELYKGKYDRSQFIEGAYEAVDFFPHMKESGKWLYFTSSLIKDKSGSIIGAVETLGDITEIRKAEEELKKSEDRFRELFNSMKSGVAVYKAVDDGKDFEFVDLNRGAEIIENIDKNELIGKRVTKVFPGIKEFGLLQVFRTVWNTGTPQSHPVSQYKDKQIESWRENFVYRLPSGEIVAIYDDVTEIKKAEKALVESEKKYRNLVENISDVILTTDLDGKILFINKIIEKIYGYTPEEVIGMNILNYVHPEDLLHARDILRKKDDEEPGDNIFRVFSRDGSVRHIRMNRTFTVHENDQTGFNFIITDFTDRKKAEDALSLANKKLNMLSSITRHDILNSIMAVTGYLEMSKDIAEDPDLQKFIAKETEAVNLIQRQIEFTRQYQDIGVNEPKWQNVGIIADQCAGMLDMEGIKFENKLKGLEIFCDPLIEKVFYNLMENSFRHGGSVTEISLSYSDENENLVISYRDNGVGIADKDREKLFQRGFGKNTGLGLFLSREILSITGILIAENGKEGKGVNFEITVPKGSFRFTPDKF, from the coding sequence ATGTGTCCTAAAAATACTGTTAAGACCCCTGAAAGGGAGATTGAAAAATACGCCCCCTGCGAAACATGGATTGAGGCCATAGTCGACGGGTCTCCAATCCCGCAATTTGTCATAGATCGCGATCATAAAGTTCTCTTCTGGAGCGAAGCTCTTGAGAAATACAGCGGGATAAAATCAAATGAGGTTATGGGGACAAACCGTCACTGGAAGGCATTCTACCCGAAAAAAAGGCCCACCCTCCCCGATTTACTTATTGACGGAGAAGAAGATCGTATCCCGGAGTTGTATAAAGGAAAATATGATAGATCGCAATTCATCGAGGGTGCATATGAAGCGGTCGACTTTTTTCCTCATATGAAAGAATCAGGGAAATGGCTCTATTTTACCTCTTCGCTAATAAAAGATAAGAGCGGCTCGATAATCGGTGCGGTTGAGACACTTGGAGACATCACCGAGATAAGGAAAGCGGAAGAAGAACTCAAAAAGAGCGAAGACCGTTTCAGGGAGCTCTTCAACTCGATGAAAAGCGGTGTAGCGGTTTACAAAGCCGTTGACGACGGAAAAGATTTCGAATTCGTCGATCTAAATCGCGGTGCGGAAATTATTGAGAATATCGATAAAAATGAATTAATCGGAAAGAGGGTCACCAAGGTTTTTCCCGGAATAAAGGAATTCGGATTACTCCAGGTTTTTCGCACGGTCTGGAATACCGGAACACCGCAGAGTCATCCGGTCTCACAGTATAAGGACAAACAGATCGAAAGCTGGAGAGAGAATTTTGTCTATCGGCTTCCTTCGGGAGAGATTGTCGCAATATATGATGATGTAACAGAAATCAAAAAAGCCGAAAAAGCTCTTGTGGAGAGCGAAAAAAAATACAGGAATCTCGTGGAGAATATAAGCGATGTAATATTAACGACCGATCTGGACGGAAAAATCCTGTTTATAAATAAAATTATTGAAAAGATCTATGGCTACACCCCCGAAGAAGTAATCGGTATGAACATTCTGAATTATGTGCATCCGGAAGACCTCCTGCATGCTAGGGATATCCTCCGGAAAAAAGATGATGAAGAACCCGGCGACAATATATTCAGGGTCTTTTCCAGGGACGGATCGGTCAGGCACATAAGAATGAACAGGACCTTCACCGTTCATGAAAATGACCAGACAGGATTCAATTTCATCATAACGGATTTCACCGATCGCAAAAAAGCCGAAGATGCCCTCTCTCTAGCCAACAAGAAACTCAATATGCTCTCTTCTATTACCAGGCACGATATCCTGAATTCGATTATGGCCGTCACCGGATATCTTGAAATGTCAAAAGATATTGCTGAAGATCCCGACCTTCAGAAATTCATCGCTAAAGAGACCGAAGCAGTCAATTTAATCCAGCGCCAGATCGAATTCACCCGGCAATACCAGGATATCGGGGTCAACGAACCGAAATGGCAGAATGTCGGCATCATAGCTGACCAGTGCGCCGGAATGCTGGATATGGAAGGGATCAAATTTGAAAACAAGCTGAAAGGACTTGAAATATTCTGCGACCCCCTTATCGAGAAAGTGTTCTATAACCTGATGGAAAATTCTTTTCGACACGGAGGCAGCGTAACCGAAATCTCGCTTTCATATTCAGATGAAAATGAGAACCTCGTCATCTCTTACAGGGACAACGGTGTCGGGATCGCCGATAAGGACAGAGAGAAACTCTTCCAGAGAGGTTTCGGCAAGAATACGGGGCTCGGACTGTTCCTTTCACGTGAAATTCTCTCGATAACCGGCATCCTGATTGCTGAAAACGGAAAAGAAGGTAAAGGAGTAAACTTCGAAATTACCGTACCAAAAGGCAGCTTCAGGTTTACCCCGGATAAATTCTAA
- a CDS encoding CHAD domain-containing protein: MSGKYKCPDKGYCLYAAEYMTSLLSALAAETEGVKYSDDIEYVHRCRVATRRLRAAMSVFEECFPKKEFGVWLKQIKGITGSLGEARDLDVQVDFLKGFLSSEEQHGSKVFFIAGDAAGKTNQANVSETAIIPVYSEEDDDRAGVSVVSRIVNFFRHIFSPGTVEDKNGETALAPEYNFRASDPYTAGIECLITRLEQKRKSIQPEVIKSIESFEKSKTAEKMGTYLRAMIVEADLNQTDIHSPYSFEKAFYNITLAEEGLYWYERFLKDPSLVKRHHEMRISAKKFRYTIETYSGLYEGELKDQIKVMKKLQDYLGDMHDCDVWAAFLDDFIDEERKRNIEFFGNDRFFMFVLPGLNFLKENRISKRTELYTKLLEYWDGMKKEHFREDLGSVISLPLQSSLNRIIDSSPEDSPIHIALIGDVHANLPALEAVLADAKERGAAAVINTGDFIGYGAFPDQTVSKIRAEHIISVIGNYDLSVLKSKTKKKSLPKNRHKRFAMEWAYKELSDENKRYLKLLPKNLSLMVKGMSLYVTHGSPDSIKDYINETTPDDLLRSYISGTGADFIITGHTHTQYAKKIDDTWFINTGSVGRPDDGDPRACYAMLSLNPFSLYHVRVPYDVERAVEEIYRKNLPESFARIFREGKPLDIIMYSD; encoded by the coding sequence ATGTCAGGGAAATATAAATGTCCTGACAAAGGGTATTGCCTTTATGCCGCAGAATATATGACTTCCCTTCTCTCGGCGCTTGCTGCAGAGACGGAGGGTGTGAAATATTCGGATGACATCGAATACGTCCACCGCTGCAGGGTTGCGACGAGAAGACTTCGTGCGGCGATGTCTGTATTCGAGGAATGTTTTCCCAAAAAAGAGTTCGGGGTCTGGCTGAAACAGATCAAAGGGATCACCGGCTCGCTCGGCGAGGCAAGGGACCTGGATGTTCAGGTAGATTTCCTCAAAGGGTTCCTCTCATCCGAAGAGCAGCATGGAAGTAAGGTTTTTTTTATCGCCGGGGATGCTGCGGGAAAGACAAATCAGGCAAACGTTTCCGAGACTGCGATAATCCCGGTCTATTCTGAAGAAGACGACGACCGGGCAGGGGTGTCGGTCGTATCAAGGATCGTGAACTTCTTCAGGCATATCTTTTCGCCGGGGACTGTCGAAGATAAAAACGGGGAGACTGCACTCGCCCCGGAATATAATTTCAGGGCTTCCGATCCTTATACGGCAGGAATCGAATGCCTGATTACGAGACTGGAACAGAAGAGGAAGAGCATCCAGCCGGAGGTCATAAAGTCCATCGAATCTTTCGAGAAGTCGAAGACGGCCGAGAAGATGGGGACTTACCTGAGGGCGATGATCGTCGAAGCGGACCTGAACCAGACGGATATCCACTCCCCTTATTCCTTCGAGAAGGCATTTTACAACATAACGCTTGCAGAGGAGGGCCTGTACTGGTACGAGAGGTTCCTGAAAGATCCGTCCCTGGTTAAAAGGCATCACGAGATGAGGATCTCGGCGAAGAAGTTCCGGTATACGATCGAGACATATTCCGGACTGTACGAGGGGGAGCTGAAAGACCAGATCAAGGTTATGAAAAAGCTGCAGGACTATCTCGGCGATATGCACGACTGCGATGTCTGGGCGGCCTTTCTCGATGACTTCATCGACGAGGAGAGGAAGAGGAACATAGAATTCTTCGGAAACGACCGCTTTTTCATGTTCGTTCTTCCGGGTCTCAACTTCCTCAAAGAGAACAGGATCTCGAAGAGGACGGAACTGTATACCAAACTTCTCGAATACTGGGACGGTATGAAGAAGGAGCATTTCCGCGAGGACCTGGGATCGGTGATCTCTCTTCCTCTTCAATCCTCTCTGAACCGTATCATCGACAGCTCGCCTGAAGACTCGCCCATCCATATCGCACTAATAGGAGATGTCCATGCGAACCTCCCCGCACTCGAGGCTGTTCTCGCTGACGCGAAAGAACGCGGTGCAGCGGCTGTTATCAACACCGGCGATTTTATCGGCTACGGCGCTTTTCCAGACCAGACAGTATCGAAGATCAGGGCCGAGCATATCATCAGTGTCATCGGGAACTATGATCTTTCTGTACTGAAGTCCAAGACGAAGAAGAAGAGCCTCCCGAAGAACAGGCATAAACGTTTCGCCATGGAATGGGCGTATAAAGAGCTCTCGGATGAGAACAAGAGGTATCTAAAGCTGCTTCCTAAAAATCTCAGCCTCATGGTGAAGGGTATGTCTTTGTATGTCACACACGGGTCGCCGGATTCGATTAAGGATTACATAAACGAGACCACACCCGACGATCTTCTCAGGTCGTATATCAGCGGGACGGGAGCGGATTTCATCATCACCGGACACACCCATACGCAGTACGCAAAGAAGATCGATGATACGTGGTTTATCAATACCGGCAGCGTGGGAAGACCGGATGACGGAGATCCGAGGGCATGCTATGCCATGCTGAGCCTGAATCCTTTCTCCCTGTATCATGTCAGGGTGCCGTACGACGTGGAGAGGGCTGTCGAGGAGATCTACAGGAAGAACCTGCCAGAATCATTCGCAAGGATATTCCGGGAAGGAAAACCGCTGGATATAATTATGTACTCGGATTGA
- a CDS encoding PAS domain-containing protein, which yields MSEPYPGKYDKEHNGEYRELFDPVLEFIKEKYPGAESDLPGLVCSSLLDCPGELYWVNDTGKILFANNTACSKLGYKPGDLPGKNLGEIEEAKEGSLSFDDLRSGLKDSTGTLIYDSRHKRADNTFYDVQSEAGFISYNGMSVIGICSRPVPEEKKDDAVLADYENEKTAIINAVHENVIYYDTDLSVRWINDKPAATPGKKLEDLIGKKCYSFWGLGEDFCDECTIKKVIKTGTSITEEKQKSSGRWVEISGYPVFNSSGKVKGAVESILDITERKKTEDALKESERQYLELFTTMTNAFAYHEVITDGNGNPSDFRYLRVNPAFEKMTGIKSSEIIGKRYLEYFPGGRKTIIERFGNIALNGGDDSFVDYNPALNQYHSIYIYSPKRGTFAAIYSDITDLVKLKKEQKVSLEQINRNFEDLAILNDEIRNPLQVIKGYVLLEDFAYSKEILAQIDTIDKLVNRLDKRWLESNKIREFLKKHYDFDQPDNIPIQYPDK from the coding sequence ATGTCAGAACCCTATCCCGGAAAATACGATAAAGAACATAATGGCGAATACCGGGAGCTATTTGATCCGGTTCTAGAATTTATAAAAGAAAAATACCCGGGGGCCGAATCAGATCTGCCCGGCCTTGTATGTTCATCGCTTCTTGACTGCCCCGGTGAGTTATACTGGGTCAATGATACCGGTAAAATATTATTTGCCAATAATACGGCCTGCTCAAAGCTTGGATACAAACCTGGAGATCTTCCCGGAAAAAATCTGGGCGAAATAGAAGAGGCCAAAGAAGGCTCCCTTTCTTTTGATGACCTGAGATCCGGGCTGAAAGATTCAACTGGCACATTAATCTACGATTCGAGGCACAAAAGAGCCGATAATACTTTTTACGATGTCCAATCGGAAGCCGGATTCATCAGCTATAATGGCATGTCGGTAATCGGTATCTGCTCCCGCCCGGTTCCGGAAGAGAAGAAAGACGATGCCGTTTTGGCGGATTACGAGAATGAGAAAACCGCGATAATAAATGCCGTTCACGAAAACGTCATCTATTACGATACCGACCTTTCGGTAAGGTGGATAAACGACAAGCCCGCCGCAACCCCCGGTAAAAAACTCGAAGACCTGATAGGAAAAAAATGCTATTCTTTCTGGGGCTTGGGAGAGGATTTTTGCGACGAATGCACAATAAAAAAAGTGATAAAAACCGGGACCTCCATTACCGAGGAGAAGCAGAAGTCGAGCGGGAGGTGGGTCGAGATCTCGGGCTATCCTGTCTTCAACAGCTCAGGAAAGGTTAAGGGTGCCGTCGAATCAATCCTTGATATCACGGAGAGGAAGAAGACCGAAGACGCGCTTAAGGAAAGTGAAAGGCAGTACCTGGAGCTCTTCACAACTATGACGAATGCATTCGCTTATCACGAGGTTATCACCGATGGAAACGGCAATCCTTCTGATTTCAGATATCTCAGGGTAAATCCTGCATTCGAGAAGATGACCGGGATAAAATCTTCGGAGATCATCGGAAAAAGATATCTTGAATATTTTCCCGGGGGTAGGAAAACCATTATTGAGAGATTCGGTAATATTGCACTCAACGGTGGAGACGACAGCTTTGTGGATTATAATCCCGCATTGAACCAATATCACAGCATATATATCTATAGCCCCAAGAGAGGGACGTTTGCCGCGATATATTCGGATATAACGGATCTTGTGAAGCTGAAAAAAGAACAGAAAGTTTCTCTCGAACAGATCAACAGGAACTTCGAAGATCTTGCGATACTGAACGATGAAATAAGAAATCCTCTCCAGGTAATAAAAGGATACGTCCTCCTTGAAGACTTTGCCTATTCAAAGGAGATACTTGCCCAGATCGATACGATAGACAAACTTGTAAACCGGCTGGACAAGAGATGGCTCGAATCGAATAAGATCCGGGAGTTCCTTAAGAAGCATTACGACTTCGATCAGCCGGACAACATCCCGATCCAGTACCCGGATAAATAA
- a CDS encoding tetratricopeptide repeat protein — translation MKKFTIIYSLFFLMLLLFLCCGCLGDSGENDQEKIKEFAAKVNSSREYYDQMVESDPNNATAWCIRGMYYNNGNFNQDEEALESSNRALEIDPEYGLAWLLRGYVLLNTGNVSEAELSFENAIRYDPGLEEFIPEAGSYNSGGSNSYCLIYSDFE, via the coding sequence ATGAAAAAATTCACAATAATATACTCTTTATTTTTTCTGATGCTCCTTTTATTCCTGTGTTGTGGGTGTCTCGGGGACTCAGGGGAGAATGATCAGGAAAAGATCAAAGAATTTGCAGCCAAAGTAAATTCAAGTAGAGAATATTATGATCAAATGGTTGAATCTGATCCAAATAATGCAACGGCATGGTGCATCAGGGGGATGTATTACAATAACGGGAACTTCAATCAAGATGAAGAAGCCCTGGAAAGTTCAAATAGAGCACTCGAAATAGATCCTGAATATGGATTAGCATGGCTATTAAGAGGGTACGTCCTTTTGAACACTGGTAACGTGAGCGAAGCGGAGCTCTCCTTTGAAAACGCGATCAGATACGATCCCGGACTTGAAGAATTTATTCCTGAAGCTGGGAGTTATAATTCGGGTGGCTCTAACAGCTACTGTTTAATCTATTCAGATTTTGAATAA
- a CDS encoding ribonuclease III domain-containing protein encodes MTAGNAKPVKNNGLARPPDELEEIIGYRFKNHELLTRALTRLAYSLENDLPEGFHMDALATLGDAVIDVIVLESLMKSGLYSKGELSVAKSDIVNMTRLRKAAESIELFRYVHWGKGEEASHIWTSGRVMAELCEALAGAVYLDGGLGAVEKVIREKELI; translated from the coding sequence ATGACCGCCGGGAACGCAAAGCCTGTAAAAAACAACGGCCTTGCCCGTCCTCCCGATGAACTCGAGGAGATCATCGGCTACAGGTTCAAAAACCACGAACTCCTTACACGTGCACTGACCAGGCTTGCATATTCGCTTGAAAACGACCTTCCCGAAGGATTCCATATGGATGCCCTTGCGACGCTGGGAGATGCAGTGATAGACGTGATCGTCCTGGAATCCCTAATGAAATCCGGACTGTACAGCAAAGGCGAGCTCTCTGTTGCAAAATCGGATATCGTAAACATGACCCGCCTCCGAAAGGCCGCGGAGAGTATCGAGCTTTTCAGGTACGTGCACTGGGGAAAGGGCGAAGAAGCCAGTCACATCTGGACATCGGGAAGGGTCATGGCGGAGTTATGCGAAGCTCTCGCCGGCGCTGTATATCTTGACGGCGGGCTCGGGGCGGTTGAAAAAGTAATTCGTGAAAAAGAGTTGATCTGA
- a CDS encoding ABC-ATPase domain-containing protein: MSDCPGLRSILQKIDNRGYPAYRDIKGPHNFGDFQLIMDHIQGDPFASPSRIRVRIPDKISGFYESLSNSVERKTAFEDFIARVFEENLKKHSGGRKGSGKSGLIEIEPPGQEILRRSSVVKTSDSIEVRFFIGLPARGRRIDSSAASKMLFEIIPAAVFASLYYENLDEEALRGHIRHYEDSEYIRSKLDDAGLIAFVADGSYLPRTSGIDERPLSFEKAVSFRSPESLRVTFQTPNSGEISGMGIPKGVTLITGGGYHGKSTLLKAIERGIYAHIPGDGREFVITNQDAVKIRSEDGRRIESVDISPFIKNLPFGGSTEHFSTDNASGSTSQAANIIESVEAGAKALLIDEDTSATNFMIRDKRMQELISKENEPITPFIDKVRDLYEKCGISSIIIAGGCGDYIDVADIVVCMKEYSAFDVTERAKKIAAGNQAGRSFAEGGIFDPYISRIPDKKSINPAKGKRPVKISVKEAGKIEFGYERIDMTAIEQVSGRSQLRAIGYAINYSLKYMDGMRDLSEIAGLVEDDIRDFGIDIISPGIRGDLESFRKEELCAAMDRLRTLGII, from the coding sequence ATGTCTGACTGCCCCGGACTGAGAAGCATCCTTCAAAAGATAGATAACAGGGGATATCCCGCGTACAGGGACATCAAAGGCCCTCATAATTTCGGAGATTTCCAGCTAATAATGGATCACATACAGGGCGATCCTTTCGCTTCCCCCAGCAGGATCCGGGTAAGGATACCCGATAAAATTTCAGGATTTTACGAATCTCTGTCTAATAGTGTCGAGAGGAAAACCGCATTCGAGGATTTTATCGCAAGAGTGTTTGAAGAAAACCTGAAGAAGCATTCAGGGGGAAGAAAGGGCAGTGGGAAGAGCGGGCTGATAGAGATCGAGCCTCCCGGCCAGGAGATACTGCGGCGATCTTCCGTTGTAAAAACTTCCGATTCTATTGAAGTCAGATTTTTCATCGGCCTTCCGGCCAGGGGGAGGAGGATAGATTCATCCGCCGCATCAAAGATGCTTTTCGAAATAATTCCGGCGGCGGTATTCGCTTCGCTCTATTATGAAAACCTGGATGAAGAGGCGCTCAGGGGTCATATCAGGCATTATGAAGACTCTGAATATATCCGGTCGAAACTCGATGACGCCGGACTCATTGCATTCGTCGCAGACGGTTCCTATCTCCCGAGAACAAGCGGAATCGATGAGAGACCTCTTTCTTTTGAAAAAGCCGTCTCCTTCAGAAGTCCGGAAAGCCTCAGGGTAACCTTTCAAACGCCGAATTCCGGGGAGATCTCCGGTATGGGAATTCCAAAAGGCGTGACGCTCATAACCGGAGGAGGCTATCACGGCAAGTCCACCCTGCTTAAAGCAATAGAGAGAGGCATATATGCCCACATCCCGGGCGACGGGAGGGAGTTCGTCATAACAAACCAGGATGCGGTGAAGATCAGGTCCGAGGACGGAAGAAGGATCGAATCGGTTGATATCTCCCCGTTCATCAAAAACCTGCCTTTCGGCGGAAGCACGGAGCATTTTTCAACCGACAATGCAAGCGGGAGTACATCACAGGCTGCAAATATCATCGAATCTGTCGAAGCCGGGGCAAAGGCGCTTTTAATCGATGAAGACACATCCGCGACCAATTTCATGATACGCGACAAGAGGATGCAGGAGCTGATCTCGAAAGAGAACGAGCCGATCACCCCTTTCATCGACAAAGTCCGCGACCTGTACGAAAAATGCGGGATCTCTTCTATAATAATTGCCGGCGGGTGCGGGGATTATATCGACGTGGCCGACATTGTCGTCTGCATGAAAGAGTACAGCGCCTTCGATGTCACCGAGAGGGCAAAAAAAATCGCAGCAGGGAATCAGGCCGGGAGATCCTTTGCGGAAGGCGGCATCTTTGATCCGTACATATCGAGAATTCCCGACAAAAAAAGTATTAACCCTGCAAAAGGAAAAAGACCTGTAAAGATATCTGTAAAGGAGGCAGGCAAGATCGAGTTCGGTTATGAAAGAATCGATATGACGGCGATCGAACAGGTTTCGGGAAGAAGCCAGCTGAGAGCAATAGGGTATGCAATAAATTATTCGCTTAAATACATGGACGGCATGAGAGATCTTTCAGAAATCGCCGGGCTTGTTGAAGACGATATCCGGGATTTTGGTATTGACATAATCTCGCCCGGAATAAGAGGAGATCTGGAATCTTTCAGGAAAGAGGAATTATGTGCAGCTATGGACAGGCTCCGGACACTGGGGATAATATGA